A genomic window from Populus nigra chromosome 7, ddPopNigr1.1, whole genome shotgun sequence includes:
- the LOC133699827 gene encoding nudix hydrolase 15, mitochondrial-like, with protein MSEKSQKLLSLAQQLRLYKPPDSLNNPTRRQNEIPRCAKTKTAAVLICIFEGNDGDLRVILTERSSRLSSHSGEVSLPGGEREEGDADDVETALREATEEIGLDPSLVNVVTVLEPFMTKYAMTVVPVVGILFDKKAFNPAPNVNEVETVFDVPLEMFLKDENRREQEKEWMGDKYLLHFFDYQSGSKMYTVWAITASILIRAASVVYQRPPAFLERKPTFWNGNPIKL; from the exons ATGAGTGAAAAATCCCAGAAACTGTTATCTTTAGCTCAACAGCTTCGTCTCTATAAACCTCCTGATTCTTTAAACAACCCGACAAGAAGACAAAATGAGATCCCACGatgtgcaaaaacaaaaacagctgCAGTTCTTATATGTATATTTGAAGGAAATGATGGAGATCTGCGTGTGATCCTAACAGAACGCTCTTCAAGACTTTCTTCTCATTCTG GTGAAGTTTCCTTGCCTGGGGGGGAAAGGGAGGAAGGAGATGCTGATGATGTAGAGACTGCCTTGAGGGAGGCTACAGAGGAGATTGGCTTGGACCCTTCTCTTGTTAATGTTGTTACTGTTCTTGAACCATTCATGACAAAG TATGCTATGACTGTGGTTCCTGTGGTCGGCATCCTGTTCGATAAGAAGGCATTCAATCCAGCTCCAAATGTGAATGAAGTGGAAACAGTATTTGATGTTCCCTTAGAAATGTTTCTTAAG GATGAGAACCGGAGGGAGCAGGAGAAAGAATGGATGGGAGACAAGTATCTACTTCACTTCTTTGATTATCAGTCAGGGAGTAAAATgtatacagtatgggctatcaCTGCTTCAATATTGATTAGGGCTGCATCGGTTGTCTACCAAAGACCTCCTGCATTTCTAGAGCGAAAGCCAACATTCTGGAATGGAAATCCTATAAAGCTATAG
- the LOC133699826 gene encoding nudix hydrolase 15, mitochondrial-like: protein MISLLRTKLLLSSSLHKAPIFTVMDSYGSQRLVALAQQLRFYKPPSLSPDEIEEQNIEESAGKVVPQVGFQESATSIVKDPERFRPNRAAVLVCIFEGDAGDFRVILTKRSSKLSTHSGEVSLPGGKADESDKDDFETATREAKEEIGLDPSLVNVVTVLEPFLSKHLLRVIPVIGILTNKKAFKPTPNPAEVEAVFDAPLEMFIKDENRRVEEREWMGEKYLIHFFDYETGNKKFLIWGLTAGILIKAASVVYQRPPAFVEQNPRFKLPKGASNDTVTR from the exons ATGATTTCATTGTTGAGAACAAAGCTATTACTGTCTTCATCACTGCATAAAGCACCAATCTTTACAGTCATGGACTCTTATGGATCACAAAGACTTGTGGCTTTGGCCCAGCAGCTTCGCTTCTACAAGCCACCCTCTCTATCACCAGATGAAATTGAAGAGCAAAACATAGAGGAAAGTGCAGGTAAAGTTGTTCCCCAAGTGGGGTTTCAAGAATCTGCAACCTCAATTGTTAAAGACCCTGAAAGGTTTAGACCCAATAGAGCTGCGGTTTTGGTCTGCATCTTTGAAGGTGATGCTGGTGATTTTCGTGTCATTTTGACTAAGAGATCCTCCAAATTGTCTACTCATTCAG GTGAAGTTTCCTTACCTGGGGGAAAAGCAGATGAGAGTGATAAGGATGATTTTGAGACGGCAACAAGGGAAGCGAAGGAGGAAATTGGTTTAGATCCCTCACTTGTGAATGTTGTTACTGTTCTTGAACCATTTTTGTCTAAG CATCTTCTGAGAGTGATTCCTGTTATAGGCATTCTAACCAATAAGAAGGCTTTCAAGCCCACCCCAAATCCCGCTGAAGTGGAAGCAGTATTTGATGCTCCCTTGGAAATGTTCATTAAG GATGAAAATCGACGAGTAGAGGAGAGAGAGTGGATGGGAGAAAAGTATCTGATTCATTTCTTTGACTATGAAACGGGGAATAAAAAGTTCTTGATATGGGGTTTAACTGCTGGGATTTTGATCAAAGCTGCTTCAGTGGTCTACCAACGGCCACCAGCTTTTGTGGAGCAGAATCCAAGGTTCAAGTTACCTAAAGGTGCAAGCAATGATACAGTGACGCGCTGA